Proteins encoded together in one Astatotilapia calliptera chromosome 7, fAstCal1.2, whole genome shotgun sequence window:
- the ndor1 gene encoding NADPH-dependent diflavin oxidoreductase 1 has product MSNPALLVLYGSQTGTAQDTAQRLARQAQRRRLRVRVMPLDDYNVANLITESLVVFVCSTTGQGDPPDNMKNFWRFLFKKSLPAGSLSQLDCAILGLGDSSYPKFNFVAKKLHKRLLQLGACVLLPVGLADDQHDLGADAVIDPWFASFWGKVSTLYPTLSGMMPLREDEPLPPTYTFHFLDDMQEKEEVQLRIPMDQTVPSQSHPFPARMVFNRRVTEPSHFQDVRHIELDVTGSNIEFAAGDVVMMRPCNAPEDVQQFCQLLKLDPETRFTLSPTDNTAVPARLPQPCTVRHLVESYLDIAAVPRRSFFELLSTFATNELEQEKLAEFSSAAGQDELHNYCNRPRRTMLEVLADFPHTTAELKVDYLLDLFPEIQPRSFSIASSLRAHPNRIQVLVAVVCYKTKLYKPRKGLCSSWLASLDPAQGDVYVPLWVKKGSLKFPSDKETPVIMVGPGTGVAPFRSVLQERTAEGRTANVLFFGCRSKSKDFYFRTEWEEMMEAGFLTLFTAFSRDQEAKVYVQHRVRDNGELLWDLIANKNACFYIAGNAKQMPASVCDALKEAFQQAGGVSAEEAEQMLATMEKTGRFQSETWS; this is encoded by the exons ATGTCAAATCCTGCCCTGCTCGTACTGTACGGGAGTCAGACCGGGACAGCTCAGGACACGGCACAGAGGCTTGCCCGGCAGGCACAGAGACGGCGGCTGCGGGTCCGAGTGATGCCGCTGGACGACTACAATGTG GCCAACCTGATCACCGAGTCTCTGGTCGTCTTTGTTTGCTCCACTACTGGTCAGGGAGATCCTCCCGACAACATGAAg AATTTCTGGCGGTTCCTCTTTAAGAAGTCTTTACCTGCCGGCTCTCTGAGTCAGCTCGACTGCGCCATCCTGGGCCTGGGAGACTCCTCGTATCCAAA GTTCAACTTTGTGGCCAAGAAGCTTCATAAGCGCCTCCTGCAGCTCGGTGCCTGCGTGCTGCTGCCCGTGGGGCTGGCTGATGACCAGCATGACCTCGG AGCGGACGCTGTGATCGACCCCTGGTTTGCTTCGTTTTGGGGGAAAGTGTCAACTCTTTACCCGACTCTGTCCGGCATGATGCCGCTGAGGGAAGACGAGCC ACTTCCTCCAACCTACACGTTCCACTTCCTGGACGACAtgcaagagaaggaggaggtccAGCTGAGGATTCCCATGGATCAAACTGTCCCCTCCCAGTCTCACCCATTTCCTGCCAGAATGGTGTTCAACAGGAGGGTGACGGAGCCGTCGCACTTCCAGGACGTCAGGCACATTGAGTTAGACGTCACTGGGTCCAACATTGA GTTTGCTGCCGGTGACGTGGTGATGATGCGCCCATGTAACGCCCCTGAGGATGTGCAGCAGTTCTGCCAGCTGCTGAAATTGGACCCAGAGACCCGGTTCACTCTCAGCCCCACAGACAACACTGCAG TCCCAGCCAGGCTTCCTCAGCCCTGCACGGTGCGCCACCTGGTGGAGAGTTACCTGGATATCGCCGCTGTGCCTCGCCGCTCCTTCTTCGAGCTGCTGTCCACCTTCGCCACCAAcgagctggagcaggagaagcTGGCCGAGTTCAGCTCAGCGGCGGGCCAGGATGAGCTGCATAACTACTGCAACCGACCCCGACGCACCATGCTGGAG GTCCTGGCAGATTTCCCTCACACCACAGCAGAACTCAAAGTGGACTATCTCCTGGACCTTTTCCCTGAGATCCAGCCTCGCTCCTTCTCCATCGCCTCCTCTCTGCGG GCCCACCCAAACAGGATTCAGGTCCTGGTTGCTGTTGTTTGCTACAAAACCAAACTGTATAAACCTCGAAAAGGCCTCTGCTCCTCCTGGTTAGCCTCTCTGGATCCTGCACAAG GCGATGTGTATGTGCCTTTGTGGGTGAAGAAGGGAAGTCTGAAGTTCCCCTCAGACAAGGAGACCCCGGTGATCATGGTGGGACCTGGAACAGGAGTGGCCCCCTTCAGATCGGTGTTACAGGAGAGGACCGCTGAGGGGAGAACTG CTAACGTCCTCTTCTTCGGCTGCCGCTCCAAGTCCAAAGACTTCTACTTCAGGACAGAGTgggaggagatgatggaggcTGGATTCCTCACCCTCTTCACGGCCTTCTCTCGAGACCAG GAGGCAAAGGTGTATGTGCAGCACCGTGTGAGGGACAATGGTGAGCTCCTGTGGGACCTGATCGCCAATAAAAACGCCTGTTTTTACATCGCTGG CAACGCTAAACAGATGCCAGCCAGTGTGTGCGACGCCCTCAAAGAGGCGTTCCAGCAGGCGGGAGGTGTGTCCGCTGAAGAAGCCGAGCAGATGCTGGCGACCATGGAGAAGACGGGTCGGTTTCAGAGCGAGACCTGGTCGTGA
- the ntmt1 gene encoding N-terminal Xaa-Pro-Lys N-methyltransferase 1 gives MGDIVEDEVSFYSNAQDYWKDIPPTVDGMLGGYGSISSIDINGSKAFLQKFLGDGEGKTGSGCALDCGAGIGRITKRLLLPLFKTVDLVDVTQEFLDKAKTYLGDDSKRVGNYFCCGLQDFVPESGRYDVIWIQWVIGHLTDDHLIDFLRRCQKALRPNGLIVIKDNVSYEGVIPDEEDSSVCRDLNIVCSLVSKAGLRIVHQEQQKNFPKELYQVHTLAIR, from the exons ATGGGGGACATAGTCGAGGACGAGGTGAGTTTCTACTCCAACGCTCAGGACTACTGGAAGGATATCCCACCCACGGTGGACGGCATGCTGGGAGGCTATGGCAGCATCTCCAGCATCGACATTAACGGGTCCAAGGCCTTCCTGCAGAAATTCCTTGGC GATGGCGAGGGGAAGACTGGCTCAGGCTGCGCTCTGGACTGCGGCGCAGGCATCGGTAGGATCACAAAGCGCCTGCTGCTGCCGCTGTTCAAGACTGTTGACCTGGTGGACGTGACACAGGAGTTCCTGGACAAAGCCAAGACGTACCTGGGAGACGACAGCAAGAGGGTGGGCAACTATTTCTGCTGCGGCCTGCAGGACTTTGTGCCGGAGAGCGGGCGCTATGATGTCATCTGGATCCAGTGGGTCATTG GTCACCTGACAGACGACCACCTAATAGACTTCCTGCGCCGCTGTCAGAAGGCGCTGCGGCCCAACGGTCTCATTGTCATCAAGGACAACGTGTCATACGAGGGCGTGATCCCTGATGAGGAGGACAGCAGCGTGTGCCGCGATCTGAACATAGTGTGCAGCCTGGTTAGCAAAGCCGGCCTCCGCATCGTCCATCAGGAGCAACAAAAGAATTTCCCGAAGGAGCTCTACCAGGTCCACACGCTGGCCATCAGATAG
- the lrsam1 gene encoding E3 ubiquitin-protein ligase LRSAM1, with protein MPLFFRKRKPSEDCQKRLEYQLCRSKEAGADDILDISACGLSEAPSSAFSISKVLHKKVLILHNNELRHLLPKGIDISTLITLKVLDLHENKLTSLPEDIGKLTALQILNVEKNRLKALPDSIGNLCLLQTLNLKGNCLTELPSSAGSLSSLRTLDVSDNNIVTLPKALAYIRTLESFSLDAAMMSFPPSSVCTEGTESIQRFLCTELGEEYCPPSQYLLPVLESDGGRQSSDCLDGLDEAWQNKFSDYEKRKEQKQQEKLAFEKHLEEKQREHTQLVMMKNSNKENILNSVRQEQERVEQGVSKQQRAQEAERQLVLEKVRQAEDNISSRISSLLMDNNRQKKSAEFLQAMEEDRIRMEHLTTITQEEANSLRKKEVAAAMQKMLSDSCAMSLLQEASDYRRQSLVTEACRSLENLDRKFDKMLCLQVLDKSKAIAQILQEEEMQKAAFQALQLQKDAVHGYIRNQIHLIEGELMQLTKLEIKRRNLDAENLQEVLVEQRTALSDMLQQLLKQRDQREQELLQVLAEMELKSESNQQNYWMIQYQRLLDAKPLSLRMQEAGVEKELVNLLCKLSAQHYLPILAHHRVTTEALHHMSSSDLKKLGISEAGIQKALLNWARERQPQGPCKVTKQEAEVEVTPSAPSPSPPPFFPSTSNIQMPSPPLTPGTPGTPVTPSAPSPVEGPGSSDCVVCMETGSQVIFLPCGHVCCCQVCSDALQNCPLCRANISQRIRLYHN; from the exons ATGCCTCTATTCTTCAGGAAGAGGAAGCCCAGCGAGGACTGCCAGAAGAGACTCGAGTATCAGCTGTGCCGg TCTAAGGAAGCTGGTGCTGATGACATCCTGGACATCTCAGCCTGTGGGCTGTCAGAG GCCCCCTCGAGTGCCTTTTCCATCAGCAAAGTGCTTCATAAGAAG GTACTTATCCTCCACAACAACGAGCTGCGGCATCTGTTGCCCAAAGGCATTGACATCAGCACCCTCATTACATTAAAG GTTTTAGACCTGCATGAGAACAAACTCACCTCTCTGCCAGAGGACATCGGGAAACTGACGGCGCTGCAG atcctgaatgtggagaagaacCGTTTGAAGGCCCTGCCAGATTCCATCGGGAACCTGTGCCTCCTGCAGACTCTTAATTTAAAGG GAAACTGCCTCACTGAGCTGCCGTCCTCTGCTGGTTCTCTGAGCAGCCTGCGGACACTCGATGTGAGTGACAACAACATTGTGACGCTTCCCAAAGCGCTGGCCTACATCCGCACCTTAGAG AGTTTTAGCCTTGATGCTGCCATGATGTCCTTCCCACCTTCGTCTGTGtgcacagagggaacagagagcaTCCAACGCTTCCTGTGCACGG AGCTGGGAGAGGAGTACTGCCCACCCTCTCAGTACCTCCTGCCGGTGCTGGAGAGCGACGGCGGCAGGCAGAGCTCCGACTGCCTGGATGGGTTGGATGAGGCCTGGCAG AACAAATTTAGTGACTATGAGAAGAGAAAG gagcagaagcagcaggagaAGTTGGCCTTCGAGAAGCACCTGGAGGAGAAGCAAAGGGAGCATACCCAGCTTGTAATGATGAAAAACTCCAACAAGGAGAACATCCTCAACTCAGTCCGACAG GAGCAGGAGAGGGTGGAGCAGGGCGTCAGCAAGCAGCAGAGAGCTCAGGAGGCTGAGAGGCAACTGGTGCTGGAGAAAGTCAGACAAGCTGAAGACAACATCAGCAGTCGCATCAGCAGCCTGCTGATGGACAACAACAG GCAGAAAAAGAGTGCAGAGTTCCTCCAAGCCATGGAGGAGGATCG GATCCGTATGGAACATCTGACCACCATCACGCAGGAAGAAGCTAACTCACTGAGGAAGAAGGAGGTGGCAG CGGCCATGCAGAAGATGCTGTCTGACAGCTGCGCCATGAGCCTCCTCCAGGAGGCCAGTGACTACCGCAGACAGAGCCTGGTCACTGAGGCCTGCAGGAG TTTAGAGAATTTAGACAGGAAGTTTGACAAGATGCTGTGCCTCCAAGTTCTGGACAAGTCCAAAGCTATCGCCCAGATCTTACAGGAG GAGGAGATGCAGAAGGCAGCATTCCAGGCGCTGCAGCTCCAAAAAGACGCCGTTCATGGGTACATCCGTAACCAG ATCCATCTCATAGAGGGTGAGTTAATGCAGCTGACTAAACTGGAGATTAAAAGACGCAATCTGGATGCTGAGAACCTGCAG gaaGTTCTGGTGGAGCAGCGCACGGCGCTCAGCGACATGttgcagcagctgctgaagCAGAGAGACCAGCGAGAGCAGGAGCTGCTGCAGGTTCTG gCTGAGATGGAGCTGAAGTCTGAGTCCAACCAGCAGAACTACTGGATGATCCAGTACCAGAGGCTGCTGGACGCTAAGCCGCTGTCACTCCGCATGCAG GAAGCGGGTGTGGAGAAGGAGCTGGTGAACTTGCTGTGCAAACTGTCCGCTCAGCACTACCTGCCCATCCTGGCTCATCATCGAGTGACGACCGAGGCGCTTCACCACATGAGCTCCTCCGACCTCAAGAAG ttgGGCATCAGTGAAGCAGGAATCCAGAAAGCTCTTCTGAACTGGGCCCGGGAACGCCAGCCTCAAG GACCTTGTAAAGTCACCAAGCAGGAGGCGGAAGTGGAAGTCACCCCCTCTGCGCCATCTCCTTCCCCGCCTCCGTTCTTTCCCAGCACCTCAAACATCCAAATGCCCAGCCCACCACTCACCCCGGGGACCCCGGGGACCCCCGTCACCCCGTCAGCACCTAGCCCTGTGGAAGGGCCGGGAAGCTCAGACTGTGTGGTCTGCATGGAGACCGGG TCTCAGGTGATCTTCCTGCCGTGTGGTCATGTGTGCTGCTGTCAGGTGTGTAGCGATGCCCTGCAGAACTGCCCTCTGTGCCGGGCCAACATATCCCAGCGCATACGCCTCTACCACAACTAG